A window from Drosophila nasuta strain 15112-1781.00 chromosome 3, ASM2355853v1, whole genome shotgun sequence encodes these proteins:
- the LOC132791312 gene encoding LOW QUALITY PROTEIN: organic cation transporter protein (The sequence of the model RefSeq protein was modified relative to this genomic sequence to represent the inferred CDS: deleted 2 bases in 2 codons), giving the protein MGDQAKKPVIRPVEKTGDPIISQIGDFRIYQFFFCMLVFLSKFGTGWHTLAHIFLAAPTPLSCKTENVTDACSSDCDEREFDTSVFKTTIVTEWGLVCEKRFLSSLSQSFVMMGIMFGSMFFGMIADRFGRRPAFLGCCFMQLICGLIVCLSPYYWFYVIFRFLTAFATGGTMCTSFVLIMEIIGPKRRELIAILYQIPFNVGHASLAVFAYFIREWRWFQFSVTIFSAVFLIYICLIPESPRWLFTTGRVDDSIKILEKIAKRNKAPTETIRPEIEAAYKVLAARTPAKKGTLVDLFRTPYLRLKTICMAIVWIVVCMVYYGTAQYISNLGGDIFLNNLIAAGLGIPGTLLCVVMTKYLGRKITMMITNAISGIALLLLVFFSLASDKLQVICATFGLFGASITFPNAYLWGGEMFPTVVRSNGMGLCSMLGRVGGLLAPLICDLAHIKLWITPLIFGIVSIIAVIATIFLPETRGHPLPETLEDGEAFGRKEA; this is encoded by the exons GTTTTTAAGTAAATTCGGAACAGGATGGCACACGCTGGCACACATTTTCCTTGCGGCTCCGACTCCACTCTCGTGTAAGACTGAAAACGTGACCGATGCCTGCAGCAGTGACTGTGATGAGAGGGAGTTCGATACGAGTGTGTTCAAGACGACAATTGTCACCGAATGGGGTTTGGTCTGCGAAAAGAGATTTCTGTCGAGTTTATCGCAGTCTTTTGTCATGATGGGAATTATGTTTGGCAGCATGTTCTTTGGAATGATAGCGGATCg CTTTGGTCGGCGACCTGCTTTCTTGGGGTGTTGTTTTATGCAGTTGATATGCGGACTGATCGTGTGTTTGTCCCCATATTATTGGTTTTATGTAATATTTAGATTTCTAACTGCCTTCGCCACAGGCGGAACAATGTGCACCAg CTTTGTGCTGATTATGGAGATCATTGGACCAAAGAGACGTGAATTAATCGCCATTTTATACCAGATTCCTTTCAATGTGGGTCATGCCTCATTGGCAGTCTTTGCGTATTTCATTCGCGAATGGAGATGGTTCCAGTTCAGCGTCACAATATTCTCAGCAGTCTTCCTCATCTACATATGCCTCATACCTGAGTCACCAAGATGGCTCTTTACCACAGGCAGAGTGGATGATTCCATCAAGATTTTGGAGAAGATTGCCAAACGCAACAAGGCGCCAACGGAAACGATTCGGCCCGAGATCGAGGCTGCTTACAAGGTTTTGGCCGCTAGAACACCGGCG AAAAAGGGAACTTTAGTTGATCTGTTTCGCACTCCCTACTTACGATTGAAGACTATCTGCATGGCCATCGTTTGGATTGTGGTTTGCATGGTATACTACGGCACTGCTCAATACATTTCCAATCTCGGCGGTGATATTTTCCTCAACAATTTGATTGCCGCTGGTCTGGGAATTCCCGGAACTCTGCTGTGCGTGGTGATGACCAAGTATTTGGGACGCAAGATCACAATGATGATCACAAATGCGATCAGCGGTATCGCTCTTTTGCTTCTGGTGTTTTTTAGTCTA GCGAGCGACAAGCTTCAAGTCATTTGTGCAACATTTGGTCTCTTTGGCGCTTCGATAACATTTCCGAATGCATATCTTTGGGGTGGCGAGATGTTCCCCACAGTTGTACGGTCCAATGGCATGGGACTTTGCTCTATGTTGGGTCGTGTTGGCGGACTTTTGGCGCCACTGATTTGTGATCTAGCCCACATTAAGCTGTGGATAACGCCCCTAATATTCGGCATCGTCTCTATAATAGCGGTAATTGCGACAATTTTCTTGCCAGAAACAAGAGGTCATCCACTGCCTGAAACATTGGAGGACGGCGAAGCATTCGGACGTAAAGAGGCCTAA